A genomic stretch from Sphingobacterium sp. ML3W includes:
- a CDS encoding cell division protein ZapA, whose translation MGEISIKINIADRVYPLRVESAEEEVIRHAAKLINEKVKELQENYTVRDKQDLLSMCVLQFATRMLNAERQSQNHEVGLENSVQELDQLLTDFFNK comes from the coding sequence ATGGGAGAGATTTCCATAAAAATAAATATCGCAGATCGTGTTTATCCCCTTCGGGTGGAAAGCGCGGAGGAAGAAGTGATTCGACATGCTGCGAAATTGATAAATGAAAAAGTAAAGGAATTGCAGGAAAACTATACTGTTAGAGATAAACAGGATTTGTTATCCATGTGTGTATTGCAGTTCGCTACGCGAATGTTAAATGCGGAGCGACAGTCCCAGAACCACGAAGTGGGGCTGGAGAATTCAGTACAGGAGCTTGATCAGTTGTTGACGGATTTCTTTAACAAATAA
- the rny gene encoding ribonuclease Y codes for MDVAIYIIISLIVGVVIGRYLLVLLFKKQEQEAKDKVNSILKDAEQEGEHIKKKRLLEAKEKFLQLKSEHEKEVNQRNNTINQKENTLRQKEQSINQKLESINRDKQDVDTKKKQLDKLVELNEKKSEEVEALKLQQIKQLESIAGVTADEAKNQLVDSLREEARSQAMIQIKDIVDEAKLTATKEAKKVVIQTIQRTATESAIENTVSIFNIENDEIKGRIIGREGRNIRALEAATGVEIIVDDTPEAIILSGFDPVRREIARLALHRLVTDGRIHPARIEEVVAKTRTQIEDEIVEIGERTAIDLGIHGLHPELIRMVGRMRYRSSYGQNLLQHSREVANFAATMAAELGLNVKHAKRAGLLHDIGKVPDDNPELPHAILGMQLAEKYKEHPDVCNAIGAHHDEIEMTALISPVVQACDAISGARPGARREVVESYIKRLKELEDLALSYPGVEKTFAIQAGRELRVIVESEKVSDAQSEILAADISNRIQTEMTYPGQIKVTVIRETRSVSYAK; via the coding sequence ATGGACGTCGCAATTTATATCATAATTTCTCTGATTGTTGGTGTAGTTATAGGTCGTTATCTGCTGGTTCTGTTATTCAAAAAACAAGAACAGGAAGCCAAAGATAAGGTAAATAGCATACTAAAAGATGCAGAGCAAGAAGGAGAACACATTAAAAAGAAACGCCTTTTAGAGGCTAAAGAAAAATTCCTTCAATTAAAATCCGAACATGAAAAGGAGGTGAATCAACGTAACAACACCATCAACCAAAAGGAAAATACGTTGAGACAGAAAGAACAATCTATTAACCAAAAGCTTGAAAGCATCAATCGCGATAAGCAGGATGTGGATACCAAAAAGAAGCAATTGGATAAATTGGTTGAACTTAATGAAAAGAAATCTGAAGAAGTCGAGGCTTTAAAATTACAACAGATCAAACAATTGGAGAGCATCGCTGGTGTTACAGCTGACGAAGCTAAAAACCAACTGGTGGATTCATTGCGCGAGGAAGCTCGTTCCCAAGCAATGATTCAGATCAAGGATATTGTAGACGAAGCGAAATTAACCGCGACGAAAGAAGCGAAAAAAGTCGTTATCCAAACGATCCAACGTACAGCTACTGAATCTGCAATCGAAAATACCGTTTCCATTTTCAATATCGAAAATGATGAGATTAAAGGTCGTATTATTGGTCGTGAGGGCCGTAATATCCGTGCATTGGAAGCTGCAACAGGTGTAGAGATCATCGTTGATGATACACCGGAGGCAATTATCCTTTCTGGTTTCGATCCAGTACGTCGTGAGATCGCGCGTTTGGCTTTACACCGTCTTGTTACGGATGGCCGTATCCACCCAGCTCGTATTGAAGAGGTTGTAGCAAAAACACGTACACAGATTGAAGACGAGATTGTTGAGATTGGTGAACGTACTGCCATTGATCTGGGTATTCATGGATTGCATCCTGAACTGATCCGTATGGTGGGACGTATGCGTTACCGTTCTTCCTATGGTCAGAACCTTTTACAGCACTCCCGTGAGGTTGCCAATTTTGCAGCAACAATGGCTGCTGAGTTGGGATTGAATGTAAAACATGCCAAACGTGCTGGACTATTGCATGATATTGGTAAAGTGCCTGATGATAACCCTGAATTGCCGCACGCAATTCTAGGTATGCAATTGGCTGAAAAATATAAGGAGCATCCAGATGTTTGTAATGCCATTGGCGCTCACCACGATGAAATTGAGATGACAGCCTTAATTTCTCCTGTGGTACAAGCCTGTGATGCTATCTCAGGAGCACGCCCTGGAGCACGTCGTGAAGTTGTTGAAAGCTACATCAAACGTTTGAAAGAACTTGAAGATTTAGCACTTTCTTACCCTGGTGTTGAGAAAACTTTTGCGATACAGGCGGGTCGTGAATTACGTGTCATCGTTGAGAGTGAAAAAGTATCGGATGCGCAATCAGAAATATTAGCAGCTGATATCTCAAACCGTATACAGACTGAAATGACTTATCCAGGTCAGATTAAAGTGACTGTCATCCGGGAGACAAGATCCGTATCTTACGCGAAATAA
- a CDS encoding HAD family hydrolase, which produces MKSYKHILFDLDGTLTDPAEGITKCIAYALEAKGVHTPDLNSLKPLIGPPLKDTFMHTYGFEEKEALACVDKYRERFATQGLYENLLFDGIPELLEGLKSKDYKVYLATSKPEIFAHKILQHFAIDSYFDFAGGSALDDSRPTKTSVIQYVLDKANLIDPQHCIMIGDRKHDLIGARETGMDAIAVLYGYGSEEELMKEKPTYLLHSVDDLMEFFGT; this is translated from the coding sequence ATGAAGTCTTACAAACATATCTTATTTGATCTCGATGGTACGCTGACAGACCCTGCTGAAGGCATCACCAAATGCATTGCGTATGCACTCGAAGCAAAAGGAGTACATACGCCTGATTTAAATAGTCTGAAGCCATTAATTGGCCCTCCGTTGAAAGATACCTTCATGCATACCTATGGATTTGAAGAAAAGGAAGCTTTGGCTTGTGTGGACAAATACCGTGAACGCTTTGCGACCCAGGGTTTATATGAGAATCTGCTCTTTGATGGCATCCCCGAATTACTGGAAGGACTAAAATCGAAAGACTATAAGGTATACTTAGCCACCTCCAAACCCGAAATTTTTGCACATAAGATTTTACAGCATTTTGCAATCGACAGTTACTTCGATTTTGCTGGCGGAAGTGCATTGGACGATTCTAGACCGACCAAGACAAGTGTCATTCAGTATGTATTGGACAAGGCCAACCTGATTGATCCACAGCACTGTATTATGATTGGCGACCGCAAGCATGATTTAATTGGCGCCCGAGAAACGGGCATGGATGCCATCGCTGTGCTTTATGGTTATGGCAGTGAGGAAGAACTTATGAAGGAAAAGCCAACCTATCTGCTGCATAGTGTGGATGATTTAATGGAGTTTTTTGGCACATAA
- a CDS encoding Mpo1-like protein: MKQKKKVQEVEPKRPVDTYFEELDANFQDPTNRIIQIIFLPLLFFGVMGCIWMIPFPQFEFLVKLNWHTFLNWGSFFIAIIIYFYLKLSATLSYAILFSIGAMSFFIVQLEYVQKKGGPAVIWVCLAIALLALVTLFLGKGKEKKAITGKQFLQFLLIGPIWLWHFVFQKFNIRY; encoded by the coding sequence ATGAAACAAAAGAAGAAAGTTCAGGAAGTAGAACCGAAACGTCCAGTAGATACCTATTTTGAGGAATTGGATGCTAATTTTCAAGATCCAACCAATCGTATTATTCAGATCATCTTTTTGCCGCTGTTATTCTTCGGTGTGATGGGCTGTATTTGGATGATTCCTTTTCCACAGTTCGAATTTTTGGTGAAGCTCAATTGGCACACCTTTTTGAATTGGGGTTCTTTCTTCATTGCAATTATCATCTATTTTTACCTGAAATTATCCGCAACCTTGTCTTATGCAATCTTGTTCTCGATAGGAGCAATGAGCTTTTTTATTGTTCAGTTGGAATATGTACAAAAAAAAGGTGGTCCTGCGGTGATATGGGTATGCTTGGCGATCGCATTGCTGGCGTTAGTCACACTGTTTCTCGGTAAAGGAAAAGAGAAAAAGGCAATTACTGGAAAGCAGTTTCTGCAATTTCTACTGATAGGCCCGATATGGCTATGGCATTTTGTATTTCAGAAGTTCAATATTAGATATTAA
- a CDS encoding ABC transporter permease, translated as MHKILLIIQREYLSRVKKRSFIVMTFAVPLFFFALYAGMFYLTKKSFKDAHTEVFIIDQQGDFANKLQSNKNVSYKKSQLPLQEQKQRLAQEQTKQAILYIPQDILTTQKAELITSGKTSFVTQEIISGQLEDIIREKEYKAKGIDLKLIQSIKPKVDIEAKEITADGEEKNSNTAIAMGIGVALAILVYLSLFLYGAQVMRGIIEEKSNRIIEVIISSVKPFQLMMGKIVGIGMVGLTQFVMWLVLTLGLFLVATTLFVNPQDIQEVAAGQPGAANMGTVSKAMGQGGSASILASIQSFNFTEVIVFFFLFFIAGYLLYSAIFAAAGSAVDNETEANQFSMPITMPLLLTYILSFGVIINDPNGPIATWLSFIPFTSPIAMLVRIPFGVPLWQILTSLALLILTFLLITWVAARIYRVGILIYGKKASLKEIIKWFNYKN; from the coding sequence ATGCATAAGATATTACTCATTATCCAACGGGAATATCTATCCCGAGTCAAGAAAAGATCATTCATTGTGATGACTTTCGCGGTCCCGCTCTTCTTTTTTGCGCTGTACGCAGGTATGTTTTACCTAACAAAAAAGAGCTTTAAAGATGCCCATACAGAAGTCTTTATCATTGATCAACAGGGCGACTTCGCCAATAAGCTTCAAAGTAATAAAAATGTAAGCTATAAGAAGAGTCAGCTACCTCTGCAGGAACAAAAACAACGCCTGGCCCAAGAGCAAACCAAACAGGCCATCTTGTATATTCCTCAAGATATCCTGACGACACAAAAGGCTGAATTAATCACCAGCGGCAAAACAAGTTTTGTCACACAGGAGATTATCAGTGGTCAGTTGGAAGACATCATTCGGGAAAAGGAATATAAAGCCAAAGGGATAGACCTCAAACTGATTCAATCCATTAAACCAAAAGTGGATATTGAGGCGAAAGAAATAACGGCAGACGGTGAGGAAAAAAATAGCAATACGGCAATAGCAATGGGAATTGGTGTCGCCTTGGCTATTTTGGTTTACCTTTCCCTCTTTCTCTATGGCGCGCAAGTCATGCGAGGTATCATTGAAGAAAAAAGCAATCGCATTATTGAAGTTATTATTTCTTCTGTAAAACCCTTTCAGCTAATGATGGGCAAAATTGTAGGGATCGGTATGGTTGGCCTTACACAATTTGTGATGTGGCTTGTACTCACGTTAGGACTCTTTCTTGTGGCTACTACATTATTTGTCAATCCACAAGACATACAGGAAGTCGCCGCCGGCCAGCCTGGAGCGGCCAATATGGGAACAGTATCCAAAGCAATGGGACAAGGTGGTTCTGCCTCTATTCTCGCTTCAATCCAAAGTTTCAACTTCACAGAGGTTATTGTATTCTTCTTTCTGTTCTTTATAGCAGGTTACCTCCTCTATAGCGCTATATTTGCTGCTGCGGGTTCTGCCGTAGATAACGAAACCGAGGCCAATCAGTTTTCCATGCCGATCACCATGCCCCTATTGTTGACGTATATTCTTTCTTTCGGAGTTATCATTAACGATCCCAATGGTCCAATTGCCACCTGGCTGAGTTTTATTCCATTTACATCCCCCATCGCTATGCTAGTTCGCATTCCTTTTGGTGTCCCCTTATGGCAGATATTAACTTCATTGGCTTTGCTTATTTTAACTTTTCTATTGATCACTTGGGTAGCTGCACGTATCTATCGTGTAGGGATATTGATCTATGGAAAGAAAGCCAGTCTCAAAGAAATCATCAAATGGTTTAATTATAAAAATTGA
- a CDS encoding ABC transporter ATP-binding protein codes for MLLEINHVTKDYANHRALDDVSIQIPKGKIFGLLGPNGAGKTSLIRIINQITAPDSGEIRFNGELLGAQHIAQIGYLPEERGLYKKMKIGDQMLYLAQLKGLSKKEALLRIHDWCERLDITSWWDKKIEDLSKGMQQKVQFVATVIHQPQLIILDEPFSGFDPVNANIIKEQILRLNAEGATIIFSTHRMETVEELCDHIALIHRSKKILDGPVQDIKKDYRNQTYTLEFTPNAEGIDISNESLFKIVRSSQKENIYKTTIQLNKDVNINNVLIQLLPKIQLNQIIEIVPSMADIFIQKVTEVSPLSPDHA; via the coding sequence ATGTTACTCGAAATCAATCATGTCACCAAGGATTACGCCAATCATCGCGCATTGGACGATGTATCCATCCAGATTCCAAAAGGAAAGATTTTTGGGCTACTGGGACCCAATGGGGCCGGAAAAACATCACTGATCCGTATCATTAACCAGATCACTGCACCCGACTCCGGTGAAATCCGATTTAATGGGGAATTATTAGGCGCACAGCATATTGCCCAGATAGGCTATCTTCCGGAAGAACGTGGTCTCTACAAGAAAATGAAAATCGGGGATCAGATGCTTTACCTGGCACAATTGAAAGGGCTTTCAAAAAAAGAAGCATTACTTCGAATACACGATTGGTGCGAACGACTTGATATAACTTCATGGTGGGACAAGAAGATTGAAGATCTCAGCAAAGGAATGCAGCAGAAAGTGCAATTTGTGGCCACCGTTATTCACCAACCGCAATTGATTATCCTTGATGAACCCTTCTCAGGTTTTGACCCAGTGAATGCCAATATCATCAAAGAACAGATCCTACGGTTAAATGCTGAAGGTGCTACAATTATCTTCTCCACCCATCGTATGGAAACGGTAGAAGAGCTCTGCGATCATATTGCTTTGATCCACCGCTCCAAGAAAATCCTGGATGGTCCCGTACAAGATATCAAGAAAGACTATAGAAATCAAACCTATACTTTGGAATTTACCCCCAATGCAGAAGGCATTGACATCAGCAATGAAAGTCTATTTAAAATTGTCAGATCCTCACAAAAAGAAAATATTTACAAAACTACTATTCAGTTAAATAAAGATGTTAATATAAACAATGTATTAATACAACTATTACCAAAAATACAACTCAATCAAATCATTGAGATTGTCCCTTCCATGGCAGATATTTTTATCCAGAAGGTTACTGAGGTCTCACCTTTATCCCCAGATCATGCATAA
- the yihA gene encoding ribosome biogenesis GTP-binding protein YihA/YsxC has translation MEVKKAEFVCSNTRVDKLPAPNLPEYAFIGRSNVGKSSLINAMTNKKGLAKTSQKPGKTQLINHFIIDDTWYLVDLPGYGFAKASKTSRNEWEKFIRRYLTHRDNLQCVFVLVDSRLEPQKIDLDFCYWLGECGLPFMLVFTKADKQSAVKSDANIAKFKKELLQWFEEVPTVFLTSAEKKLGHEPILETIDEVNRRFVGPEPEERMPF, from the coding sequence ATGGAAGTAAAAAAAGCCGAATTCGTGTGTAGCAACACGAGAGTTGACAAATTACCTGCGCCAAATTTGCCTGAGTACGCCTTTATAGGTCGTTCTAATGTAGGTAAATCTTCTTTGATCAATGCAATGACAAATAAGAAGGGACTTGCCAAGACCTCTCAAAAACCTGGTAAGACTCAATTGATCAATCATTTTATAATAGACGACACGTGGTATCTGGTCGATTTGCCCGGTTATGGATTCGCAAAAGCATCCAAAACGAGTCGCAATGAATGGGAGAAATTCATTCGTAGATACCTGACACATAGAGACAATCTACAATGTGTATTTGTTCTGGTGGATAGTCGTCTTGAACCGCAGAAGATCGATCTTGACTTCTGTTACTGGTTGGGCGAATGCGGTCTACCTTTTATGTTGGTCTTTACCAAGGCAGATAAACAATCTGCAGTGAAATCTGATGCAAATATCGCGAAATTTAAGAAGGAGCTTTTGCAATGGTTTGAGGAGGTACCAACGGTCTTTTTAACTTCGGCTGAAAAGAAATTAGGTCACGAGCCTATTTTGGAGACCATTGATGAGGTCAACCGTCGATTTGTAGGGCCCGAGCCAGAAGAAAGAATGCCGTTTTAA
- a CDS encoding UbiA-like polyprenyltransferase, whose protein sequence is MKKYLSLVLFAHSVFALPFALIGFFLALHTTEYAFSWKLLLLMLLCMVTARNAAMAFNRYLDRDIDAINPRTAMRDIPAGKISAKNALIFTIVNCLLFVVATYFINSLCFMLSPIALFVVLFYSYTKRITPLCHLVLGAGLGLAPIGAYLVITGQFATVPVLYGFAVLTWVSGFDIIYALQDEAFDRANKLNSIPVWLGTKGAMRVSECLHMLSFIFVLIPAFLMPVGWIYYLGVVFYGGLLIYQHTLFSSTNLSRVNRDFMTTNGYASVIFAAFYLLDIWLIK, encoded by the coding sequence ATGAAGAAGTATCTTTCCTTAGTTTTATTTGCCCACAGTGTATTCGCATTGCCATTTGCCCTTATTGGCTTCTTTTTGGCGCTGCATACCACTGAATATGCCTTTTCTTGGAAACTATTACTATTAATGTTATTGTGCATGGTAACGGCGCGAAATGCAGCGATGGCCTTCAATAGATATTTGGATCGCGATATTGATGCGATCAATCCGAGAACTGCAATGCGGGATATTCCTGCAGGGAAGATTTCTGCCAAAAATGCGCTGATCTTTACCATCGTCAATTGCTTACTTTTTGTCGTAGCGACTTATTTTATAAATTCCCTGTGCTTTATGTTATCACCGATTGCACTTTTTGTGGTGCTTTTTTATTCTTATACCAAACGTATCACGCCTTTATGCCATTTGGTATTAGGTGCAGGATTGGGTTTAGCGCCGATCGGAGCATATCTCGTTATCACGGGGCAATTTGCAACTGTACCTGTCCTATATGGCTTTGCTGTGCTGACCTGGGTGAGTGGTTTTGATATTATTTATGCCTTGCAGGATGAAGCTTTTGACCGCGCCAATAAGTTGAACTCTATTCCAGTCTGGTTGGGAACCAAAGGAGCGATGCGGGTATCCGAATGTTTACACATGCTGTCTTTTATATTTGTTTTAATACCAGCGTTTTTAATGCCTGTTGGTTGGATTTATTATTTAGGTGTGGTTTTCTATGGTGGACTTTTGATCTATCAGCATACGCTGTTTTCATCGACAAATTTAAGTCGGGTAAACCGCGATTTTATGACCACCAATGGCTACGCTTCGGTCATCTTTGCGGCCTTTTATCTTTTGGATATCTGGTTGATAAAATAA
- a CDS encoding PNGase F N-terminal domain-containing protein, with protein sequence MKKNILFVSILCLSLSSYAQKLTSYVIQYNQSFNGNTPANQNGVLVYANANETYVSSEKDIKGQLLPPYERVLVERSSGNTLLKIAKLKDGSLILTRDSLALSKQKFNPTNETKTILGYSCKKVETSINSNKIEVWYTDKLGVKGAPSELGQDLGLVLEVIRNGNTRIFATKVEKVKAIPEQLKLKGSEKRYDELSYKDLIWKNRFVQLPVFQKERIRFSDDTKSDSILRFANGTVIVKKVKIPKIKASDNVFVQLVEQSKGDAYDRTGSVFIIPANKAQSFLDGMKNGMSTLPKYENGNGKSYQGVVRTATFEPIVELMRFFTPFGVKQFNYLQLKDKVWQDSVLYRQDVSELAGMLSEQEVYVGAFIGNYDKNGHEVSVELTIHPGFEAGSEGNLKKTMSLFTTTNVMEMGGQEYGSMFDKDKGLTLSFRLDQDAKNVQLRYITTGHGGWGNGDEFVPKENRIFLNDTLLFKYTPWRNDCGSYRLSNPASGNFATGLSSSDLSRSNWCPGTVTPPIYIDLGDLKAGDYKLQVQISQGAPEGTSFSSWNVSGTLLFD encoded by the coding sequence ATGAAGAAAAATATCCTTTTTGTTTCAATTTTATGTCTGTCATTGTCCTCTTATGCCCAGAAGCTAACGAGCTATGTGATCCAGTACAATCAAAGTTTTAATGGCAATACACCCGCCAATCAGAATGGGGTACTGGTCTATGCCAATGCAAATGAAACTTATGTGAGTTCGGAAAAAGATATAAAAGGACAATTGTTGCCGCCTTACGAACGCGTACTGGTGGAGCGATCATCTGGAAATACCTTGCTTAAGATTGCGAAACTGAAAGATGGTTCCCTTATCCTGACAAGAGACTCTTTGGCGCTCTCCAAACAGAAATTCAACCCGACTAACGAAACCAAGACCATCTTGGGGTATTCCTGTAAGAAAGTGGAAACCAGTATCAATTCCAATAAGATTGAAGTCTGGTATACGGACAAACTTGGGGTAAAAGGAGCACCGAGTGAACTAGGGCAGGACCTTGGCTTGGTGTTAGAGGTGATCAGAAATGGCAATACACGCATCTTTGCAACAAAAGTAGAGAAAGTCAAGGCCATTCCTGAACAATTGAAGTTAAAAGGAAGTGAGAAACGCTATGATGAGCTCTCTTATAAAGATCTTATCTGGAAGAACCGTTTTGTCCAACTTCCGGTTTTCCAAAAGGAACGCATTCGTTTTTCAGATGATACCAAATCAGATTCAATCCTACGTTTTGCCAATGGTACAGTGATTGTCAAGAAAGTCAAAATACCAAAAATCAAAGCTAGCGATAATGTGTTCGTTCAGCTTGTGGAGCAATCAAAAGGAGATGCATACGACCGTACCGGATCCGTTTTTATTATACCAGCCAATAAAGCACAGAGCTTTTTGGATGGTATGAAAAATGGCATGTCAACCTTACCGAAGTACGAAAATGGAAACGGCAAGAGTTATCAGGGAGTGGTAAGAACAGCGACTTTCGAACCTATTGTTGAATTGATGCGTTTCTTTACACCCTTTGGTGTTAAGCAGTTTAACTATCTTCAGTTAAAGGATAAGGTTTGGCAAGATTCTGTTCTTTACAGACAGGATGTGTCTGAGCTTGCAGGAATGTTAAGTGAGCAAGAAGTGTACGTAGGTGCTTTCATTGGCAACTATGATAAGAATGGTCACGAAGTTAGTGTTGAGCTTACAATTCATCCAGGTTTTGAGGCGGGTTCGGAAGGAAATCTGAAAAAGACGATGTCATTATTTACGACGACCAATGTGATGGAAATGGGTGGACAGGAGTATGGATCTATGTTCGATAAGGATAAAGGACTGACACTGTCGTTTCGTTTGGATCAGGATGCTAAAAATGTACAGTTACGTTATATCACGACCGGTCATGGAGGCTGGGGGAATGGTGATGAGTTTGTTCCCAAAGAAAACCGCATTTTTCTAAACGATACCTTGCTCTTTAAATACACGCCTTGGCGCAACGATTGCGGTTCTTATCGTTTATCTAACCCTGCTTCAGGTAATTTTGCCACTGGATTATCTTCATCTGACCTAAGCCGTTCCAACTGGTGCCCAGGAACAGTGACTCCACCGATTTATATCGACTTGGGCGATTTAAAAGCTGGTGATTACAAATTACAGGTTCAGATCTCGCAGGGAGCTCCTGAAGGTACAAGTTTCAGTAGCTGGAATGTCAGCGGAACTTTGCTATTTGATTGA
- a CDS encoding Lrp/AsnC family transcriptional regulator has protein sequence MMELDEIDLKLLRLLQQDASLSNKELSFELNKSIAAVHERVKKLKRLGYIKKTVAILDRHKIGIGLISFSQVFLKAHTFEVLNEFEKEVAKFPEVMECYQMAGSYDFMLRIATKDMDAYHIFLRHRLAVLPQVNTVQTYFVLSETKSETAYPL, from the coding sequence ATTATGGAATTAGATGAAATTGATTTAAAACTGCTACGCTTATTACAGCAAGATGCTTCACTAAGTAATAAAGAACTGTCTTTCGAATTGAATAAATCAATTGCAGCAGTACACGAAAGGGTAAAAAAATTAAAAAGACTAGGCTATATCAAGAAAACTGTGGCAATCTTGGATCGGCATAAAATCGGTATCGGATTAATTTCGTTTTCGCAGGTATTCCTCAAAGCACACACCTTCGAGGTGCTGAATGAATTTGAAAAAGAAGTGGCTAAATTTCCTGAAGTCATGGAATGCTATCAGATGGCGGGGTCTTATGATTTCATGTTGCGTATTGCCACCAAAGACATGGATGCCTATCATATCTTCTTAAGACATCGCCTTGCTGTATTACCGCAAGTCAATACGGTACAGACTTATTTTGTGTTATCGGAGACAAAGAGTGAAACCGCCTATCCCTTGTAA
- a CDS encoding PLP-dependent cysteine synthase family protein — protein MAEQELLSACLSPALDKRFKHLWRLVGNTPMLELQYTYKGKPGRVFVKCENYNLTGSIKDRMALYILYKAYMNCQIRPTDVVIEATSGNTGIAFSAIGKALGHQVKIIMPNWLSKERTDIIRSMGADIQLISKEEGGFLGSIRLSKELAAAGGVFLPRQFENQYNAEAHEKTTGYEIVKQLEEQGLVADAFVAGVGTGGTVMGVGRSLRKANPNVRVHPLEPAESPTLTTGHKVGSHRIQGISDEFIPAIVDLNELDEVVCANDGDSIIMAQKLSRQLGLAVGISSGANVIGAIKLQQELGDDAVVVTLLCDDNKKYLSTDLVKKEPVKPGYLSSDVDFLGFQPICRLPNPVFGA, from the coding sequence ATGGCTGAACAAGAATTACTAAGTGCGTGCTTATCACCGGCATTGGACAAAAGATTTAAGCATTTGTGGAGATTGGTTGGAAACACACCAATGTTGGAATTGCAGTATACCTACAAAGGTAAGCCAGGCCGGGTATTTGTAAAATGTGAGAATTACAATTTAACAGGTAGTATCAAAGACAGAATGGCTTTGTACATCTTGTATAAAGCATATATGAATTGCCAGATTAGACCAACGGATGTTGTTATCGAAGCTACAAGTGGGAATACTGGAATTGCCTTCTCAGCAATCGGTAAGGCTTTGGGGCATCAGGTGAAGATTATTATGCCGAATTGGTTGAGTAAAGAGCGTACCGATATTATCCGTAGTATGGGTGCCGATATTCAGTTGATCAGCAAAGAAGAGGGTGGCTTTTTGGGTAGTATTCGTTTGAGTAAAGAGCTTGCTGCTGCAGGTGGGGTTTTTCTGCCACGACAGTTCGAAAATCAATATAACGCAGAGGCACACGAAAAAACGACTGGTTACGAAATTGTTAAACAATTGGAGGAGCAGGGTTTGGTAGCTGATGCCTTTGTAGCCGGTGTGGGAACAGGCGGAACTGTTATGGGGGTAGGACGTAGTTTACGGAAAGCAAATCCAAACGTTCGCGTACATCCTTTGGAGCCTGCTGAGAGCCCAACGTTGACGACAGGACATAAAGTAGGTTCACATCGTATTCAAGGTATATCTGATGAATTTATACCCGCTATTGTTGATCTGAATGAATTGGATGAGGTCGTTTGTGCCAATGATGGCGATTCGATCATTATGGCGCAGAAATTATCAAGGCAATTGGGACTTGCCGTTGGGATTTCTTCGGGCGCAAATGTTATTGGTGCGATTAAGTTACAGCAGGAGCTAGGGGATGATGCAGTCGTCGTTACGCTACTATGTGATGATAATAAAAAATATTTAAGCACAGATTTGGTTAAGAAAGAACCTGTTAAACCGGGATATCTATCCAGTGATGTTGATTTTCTGGGCTTTCAACCGATATGTAGACTACCAAATCCTGTATTTGGAGCCTAA